The genomic stretch CGTAAAAGCTGCCCGCCACGTGCCCCGAGCCCGCGCCTGGAAGCCCGTTCTTGTCATGCTCCTGGCGCGATCTGGAACTTCCCGCGTCCGGTGCCCGCGGTCGCTGCAGGTTCGGTGGATGACGAGAAACAGCATCTTCGATCGATGTGATTCGGTGGTGTAGAGAACGCCGCACCGGCTCCGACTACACCATGCAGGCGCCGATGACGGCCGCCGCGCATGCCCGCCCCGGGCTCCCGATCCGCCACAGGAGACGATCCATGAAGTTCATGCTGATGATGAACACGCCCGCCTCGTCCGGCGCGGTGGACTACAAGGTCAACCAGTGGTCGCCGGACGACTTCAAGGCGCACATCGCGTTCATGCACCAGTTCAACGCGGAGCTTGCCGCGGCCGGCGAACTGGTGGACGCGCAGGGGCTTACACCGCCCAGCGAGGCCCGTCTGGTACGCGCCGGCACCGACGGCGCCCCGGTGACGGACGGCCCGTTCCCGGAGAGCAAGGAGTTCCTTGCGGGGTTCTGGATCGTGCAGGTCGCCAGCGCCGAGCGCGCGTACGAACTCGCCGCCCGCGCCTCCGCCGCGCCCGGCCCCGGCGGCGCGCCCATGAACATGGCAATCGAGGTGCGCCAGGTGGGCGAGGCGCCTTCCACCGACTGACCCGCCGACCGGTCCCGCGCATCCGTTGCGCGGGGCTGGCGTCATCCGGCAGGGGACAGCCCGCCGCCGCCCACGCATGACGAGGCTCACGCGTGGCGGCAAAGGCGAACGAACGCCATCCAACGGGAGATGAGCGGCATGCGGTATCTGCTGATGATGAACACGCCGCGCGGTGACGGCGAATGGCAGCACAAGCAGTGGGCGCCGGAAGACTGGGACGCGCACATGGACTACTGGCGCGCGCTGAACGCGGACCTCGCCGCGGCGGGCGAACTGGTGGCCATCCACGCGCTCGCCGAGCCGGGCAAGGCGCGCCTGGTCCGCGCCGGGCCAGACGGCACGCCGGTGACAGACGGTCCGTTCCCGGAAACCAAGGAGTTCCTGGCCGGCTTCTGGGTGGTGGACGTGGACGGGCCGGAGCGCGCGTACCAGATCGCCGCGCGCGCCTCCATGGTGCCCGGCCCAGGCGGCGCGCCCCTGCACATGCCCATCGAGGTGCGCCAGGTGATGGGCGCCCCGCCGTCGGACGCGTGACGGCGAACGCGCTGGCTCCATCCGTCGAGCACCTGCTACGCGATCTGGCGCCGCAGGTGCTGGGCGCGGTGGCGCGCAGGCACGGCGACTTCGCGGCCGCGGAGGATGCCGTCCAGGAGGCGCTGATCGCCGCGGCGGTGCAATGGCCGTCCGGCGGGGTGCCCGCCAACCCGCGCGGCTGGCTGTATCACGTGGCGCTGCGCAAGATCACCGATCATCTGCGCAGCGAAATGGCGCGCCGCCGCCGCGAGGACGCGGTCGCGAGCGAGGTGTGGGCGGAGTGGGCCTTCGTGCCGCCCCCGGACGCGGAAGTCGCTGTGGATGCGGATGATACGCTCACGCTGCTGTTCATGTGCTGCCATCCCGCGCTCACGCCGGCCTCCGCCATCGCCCTCACCCTTCGCGCCGTGGGCGGGCTGGCGACGGCGCAGATCGCCCGCGCGTTCTTGGTCCCGGAGGCGACGATGGCGCAGCGGATCAGCCGCGCCAAGCAGAGCATCAAGTCGTCCGGCGTGCCGTTCAGCATGCCTTCCGATGGCGAGCGCGCGGCGCGGCTGGGGGCGGTGCTGCACGTGCTGTATCTGATTTTCAATGAAGGATATGCGAGCAGCGGCGGGGCGCGGCTCCAGCGCACGGATCTGAGCGGCGAGGCCATCCGTCTCGCGCGCGGCCTGCACGCGCTGCTGCCGGGCGACGGCGAAGTGGCCGGCCTGCTCGCCCTCATGCTGCTGACGGACGCGCGGCGGGAGGCGCGCACGGGTCCGAACGGCGAACTGATTCCGCTGGATGAACAGGACCGCTCGCGGTGGGATGCGGGGCAGATTGTGGAAGGCGTGGCGCTGGTGTCCGGTGCGCTGGCCCGCGGCGCGGTGGGGCCGTATCAGATCCAGGCCGCCATCTCCGCGGTGCACGACGAGGCGCCGAGCGCGGAGGACACGGACTGGGCGCAGATCCATGCGTTGTATGGATTGCTGGAGCGGATGTCGGACAATCCCATCGTGTCGCTGAACCGCGCAATCGCCGCGGCGATGGTGCAGGGGCCGCGCGCCGGCCTGGACCTGCTCGCCGCGCTGGACGATGATCCGCGATTGC from Longimicrobium terrae encodes the following:
- a CDS encoding YciI family protein, coding for MKFMLMMNTPASSGAVDYKVNQWSPDDFKAHIAFMHQFNAELAAAGELVDAQGLTPPSEARLVRAGTDGAPVTDGPFPESKEFLAGFWIVQVASAERAYELAARASAAPGPGGAPMNMAIEVRQVGEAPSTD
- a CDS encoding YciI family protein — translated: MRYLLMMNTPRGDGEWQHKQWAPEDWDAHMDYWRALNADLAAAGELVAIHALAEPGKARLVRAGPDGTPVTDGPFPETKEFLAGFWVVDVDGPERAYQIAARASMVPGPGGAPLHMPIEVRQVMGAPPSDA
- a CDS encoding sigma-70 family RNA polymerase sigma factor — translated: MTANALAPSVEHLLRDLAPQVLGAVARRHGDFAAAEDAVQEALIAAAVQWPSGGVPANPRGWLYHVALRKITDHLRSEMARRRREDAVASEVWAEWAFVPPPDAEVAVDADDTLTLLFMCCHPALTPASAIALTLRAVGGLATAQIARAFLVPEATMAQRISRAKQSIKSSGVPFSMPSDGERAARLGAVLHVLYLIFNEGYASSGGARLQRTDLSGEAIRLARGLHALLPGDGEVAGLLALMLLTDARREARTGPNGELIPLDEQDRSRWDAGQIVEGVALVSGALARGAVGPYQIQAAISAVHDEAPSAEDTDWAQIHALYGLLERMSDNPIVSLNRAIAAAMVQGPRAGLDLLAALDDDPRLRGHYRLDAVRAHLLERAGDPVGAIEHYRAAAARTASIPERDYLTLKAARLAAPAT